In Methanobrevibacter millerae, the genomic window GCAGATATGCATAATACAAATATTAAAATCATAAAACAAATTATTGTTAATCTTTTCATATTTTAATCTCCTATTTATATTCTATAAACTGTTTTATTTATTAGATTTGCAGGATAATATGGATATATGTTAAAGTAAACATTATTTGATAATGTGTATCCGTTGTATTCTACTGTTAATTTATTCATTTGATTTATACGTTCTGGTTTGAATGTAACATCACCATTATTATCCGAGAAAAACACATAATCCTTATTTGCATAATTAAAATTAACTGGGGTATTATTAGCAGGATTTCCATTACCATCTAATATATGGACTTTATATTCTTCAAATTTCATATAATCAACAGTTAAATTTCTTTCATTAAAATCGAATAATGTTGTTAATATTTCAATATTATTTTTTGATTTATACTCTCCACATGTTGTGTATATTTCATAACTTCCAGGATATAAATTAATTGATAAAGTTGCAAAACCATTTTTGTCTGTAAATTTTGTATAATTTTTTCCATTAATTGAAAATACTATTTCAGCATTAGAAACTGGATTATAGTTAAAATCAACTAATCGGGAAATAAATTTTGATTCATTTTTATAATATTTTACTAAATCTTGTGTAAATAAATAAGAAGTTACTTCAATAATATTACTAATAACACATCCATCATTTGGGTTTTTGGTGGTTATAATGTATTTTCCGGGATTTAAATTAATATTTAATTTTGCAATTCCACTTGAATTAGTTGTTCTATTATAAAATACTCCATTAATATTCATGGATACATTAATATTAGAAATAGTATTATTAGTTCCATCAACAATTTTGACTAAATATTGTGTATTATTTTTATAAACTTTTATTAAGTTATTAGAAATAATTGATGATAAAACAGTAATTGTGTTACTAATGGTGCAGTCATCATTTGGGTTTTTGGTGGTTATAATGTATTTCCCGGGATTTAAATTAATATTTAATTTTGCAATTCCACTTGAATTAGTTGTTCTATTGTAATAAACACCATTAATATTAAATATTAGGGTTTTATTTATGAGGATTTCGCCTTTTGAATCAATAGCTTTTACAAGAAACTGGGAGTGATTTTTGTATATTTTAATTAAGTCTTCTGAGTTTAAAGTAGGTAATATTGTTATATTGGATTTAGTTAAATTACCTGCACGAACAGTAGTTCCTTTAAAGTAGGTTATAATTTCATATTTTCCAGGATTTAAATTTAAATTTAAAGAAACTTTTCCATTATTGTCAGTTTTCTTAGCATATGTAACCCCATTGATTTCTAAATATATTGTTTTATTTTCAACAGTGTGACCTAAATCATCATATAAAGTAGTTGTAAATTTGGTTCCATCTTTATAAATCATAGTAATATTATTATTTTCAGATATTAATGGTGAATTAAAAGAAAAAATCCTGAAAAATAAATTATTTATCGTAAAATTTCCTTTATCTCCAGTATAAAAGATTTCATATTTATATTGTCCTTTTTCTAAATTGTGCAGTGTATATGTTGCTGTTGAATTAATTAATTCAATTCCAGTATTATTTAAAAAAGAAAAATAAATTTTCCCATTCATAGAATTAAAAATTGTAATTTCTAGGGTTATATTTCCATCAAATGTGCAATCATAATATTTTACTGTATAATTATTGGGTGAAGATACATAGTTACTTTGTTTTTCATTAATTATACTCATAGGATATTTTTCTACAGCTCCAATACTTATATAATCTATTTCATTCAACATAGTTAAATTATAATTTTCTATTACAGGGTCATCGTTTGATTCATTTACTGTAGAATTGTCTTCCGCTGATACAAAAGACATTGTTGATATAATAACAAATAGTAATAAAATACATAGTATTTTTTTCATATTATCACGACTAAAAAATATTACACTTTAATATATGTGAATACGTATTATATAAATATAATAGGTTCCAGATTTTTACACTTTCATATCATTAAATTAACCTTCTTTTGATTAGTTCATGATAATGTAGCATCTAATTAATATCTTACATTTATTTTGGCTTTGTAAAAAATTTACTTTTGATGGACAATATGGTATATTGTGAATTTAAAGTCATTTTTTCTTAATTTTCATTCATATTTCTTTTTTAAATTGCAATAAAATTAAAATAAATATAATACTCATTTATTATTAAGTTTATTAAGAAAAATTAGTTAAATATGGATGGCTCCAATCGGACAGACATCAACGCACTGTCTGCATTTATCGCATTTCTCTTCATTTATGGTAATGGCTCCGCCCAATACTTCAATGGCATCGTTGGGACATTCCTTCAGGCATGGTGCTTCTGATGGTGTACAGTTCATACAAAATAAGGAAGGTGTGTCAACTTCTCTGAGTTGACAGTCACTTTCACAAGTTTTACAATTTAAACAGTTCATAGAATATTCCTATTCCTCAAGAACTAATCTTGCTCTTGCTTGACTAGTTATTACGTGAACAAATCCGCCTTTTTTGCTGTCCGGCTCATAAACTCCTGCAAGTTTTGCCAGGTATTTTTCCTGGTTTTTAAGCCTGACCTTTTCAGGATCGACACGTGTAATGGCCCTTTTGGTACATGCTTTCATACATGCAGGACCTTCTTCCCTGTCGGCACATAGGTCACATTTCTCGGCGATGCTTGACTTGTAGGTCATTGCGCCGAACGGACAGACCATGACACACAATCCGCAGCCGATACATTTTTCAGTGTCGACCTTTTCGTCTGTAATTGCGTCGGTCGGACAGATTTTGATACAAGGGGCACTTTCACAGTGCTGACATACAATACCGTAAAAGGAGGAATCATGTTCTATGATTTTAATTCGGGATGCAGAGTGTATGGATGCACACATGTTTTCACAATTGAGACATCCGTCACACATATTGCTGTTTACGGAAATTTTTTCCATGCTTTGCCTCCTATAATCCTAATTCACTGCATTGTGCGTCTACGTATTTTTGTATCTTTTCGATTTGCTCTTCAGGTAAATGTCTGAATCTTTTTTGTACGGATAAGTATTCCTTTACAGGTTTGATTTCTTCAGGGGTGAAAGTAATGTTGAATTCACCGTTTTCGATTTCGTACAATATCCATGATCCGGTTTCTACAGCCAATCTGCCCATTTCAATTGTTTTTGAAGGGTCGAATCCCCAACCTGTAGTACATGGTTGCTGCAAGTGAATGTATGCAGGTCCTTTGATTGAGGCTGCCTTTTTGACCTTGTTTACAAAGTCTTCAGGGTATGCGATTGATGCTGTAGCCACGTATGGAATTCCGTGGGCTGCCATAATCATAGGCATGTCTTTTTTAGGTTTGTCTTCTCCAAAGCTTGCGCTACCTTTTGGTGAAGTGGTTGTACTTGCACCGTATGGGGTTGCTCCGCTTCTTTGAATACCGGTATTCATGTATGCTTCATTATCGTAACAGATGTAGAGCATGTTGTGTCCTCTTTCCATGGCTCCTGAAAGGGATTGTAAACCGATATCTACGGTTCCTCCGTCACCACCGAAAGCAACAACGTTCACGTCATCTTTTCCCTGTATCCT contains:
- a CDS encoding 4Fe-4S binding protein, which translates into the protein MNCTPSEAPCLKECPNDAIEVLGGAITINEEKCDKCRQCVDVCPIGAIHI
- a CDS encoding 4Fe-4S dicluster domain-containing protein, translated to MEKISVNSNMCDGCLNCENMCASIHSASRIKIIEHDSSFYGIVCQHCESAPCIKICPTDAITDEKVDTEKCIGCGLCVMVCPFGAMTYKSSIAEKCDLCADREEGPACMKACTKRAITRVDPEKVRLKNQEKYLAKLAGVYEPDSKKGGFVHVITSQARARLVLEE
- the porB gene encoding pyruvate synthase subunit PorB encodes the protein MDIPDKDLLAPGHRGCAGCGASIGVKLALNALGENTVAISATGCLEVMTTPYPESAWEVPFIHVAFENSGAVASGVEAALRIQGKDDVNVVAFGGDGGTVDIGLQSLSGAMERGHNMLYICYDNEAYMNTGIQRSGATPYGASTTTSPKGSASFGEDKPKKDMPMIMAAHGIPYVATASIAYPEDFVNKVKKAASIKGPAYIHLQQPCTTGWGFDPSKTIEMGRLAVETGSWILYEIENGEFNITFTPEEIKPVKEYLSVQKRFRHLPEEQIEKIQKYVDAQCSELGL